Genomic DNA from Bifidobacterium sp. ESL0769:
CGAGTCGGTGAAATCGAGCAAGTCGACTTCTATATCACTATCGTCGCGGTAGAAGTAAAGTTCCGGATTCTTGCCTTGGTTAAAGTAACGTTTCGACGTCTCCGCCACAATCAAGTTTTCGAATACGTTTCCCAGCACAGGGCTCAACAAAAGTTCCTGAACAGAATTAATTTTGAGCAAATAACACAACAACCCGGTGTCATAGAAATATATCTTCGGTGTCTTGGTCAACCGCTTTCTGGCATTGTAATGAAATGGCATCAACGGGAAAGTAATGTAGCTCGACTCAAGTATCGAAAGCCATCCTTTCACGGTCGGCACTGACACATCCAACTCATTGGCAAAATGGGTGTAATTGATGAGGCTACCAGCATTGAGCGCGCAGAGACCCAAGAACTTGCGGAATACCGCGACGTTGCGCACGTCCAAATAATCCGCGACATCGCGCTCGATATATGTATCGATATAGCTCGAGAAAAACACGTCCAACGGCATTCCATTGTCGTAAGGGCGCGGGAAACCACCTCTGAGCATGAATTCATCAACATTCGGCGAAATCTTCGTCTTCATAGCCTCCGAGTAGGAAAAAGGCAACAGTTTCGTGATTCCGACGCGACCGGCGAGGGATTGCTTGATGTTCTTCAGCATCAGGAAATTTTGAGAACCCGATATGACATACTGCCCCGGCTCATTGCGCTCATCAGAAACGACTTGAATCATCGAAAAAAGGTCAGGAACATATTGTGCTTCATCGATGATGAGACGACTCTGCCGATTACGAATAAAACCGACGGGGTCGTTTGTCGCTTCCCGCCTCATTTGCGGATTTTCCAAATTCACATACTCATAGTCGGAGAACGCCGACTTGACCAACGTCGATTTTCCACTCTGCCTTGGGCCCGTAACAGAAACCACCGGAAACCACGTTGCCATTTTTTTGAGTAAAGGGTCCAAAAGACGTGGTGTCATGACGAGTCCTCCAAACCGACTACTTCAAACATCCAAATAAAATATCTGACTTTAATTTTACCATAATCTCTAAGTAGAAAATACCATAATCTTTAAGTAGGTTTTACCATAATCTTTAAGTAAGGAAAACCATAATCCTAAAGCAGGAATGCTATAGCCTATAATTAGCCTGGCCAAAATTCAGCGACAAATACTTCAGAGCAGGTTATTGACCTACAACCCGCCTATAACCCTCAAACCTGCTCTATGAGGTCAGATACCGCCACATACCTGCGGCGCAACACCCGCACACGTGTTGCGCGGTTCCCTGCCGTCCGATATGCTATAGCTATGCCTACCTTTGCGAAGGCAAGGAAGTGGAAGCCGGATGTCCCTGCGTTGGCGTGGGGCCCGGCTTCCGCGCTTCTCGGCTCAAACGCCGGACCGCAGAGGAAGTACAACCAACTTCTTCTGTCCTATAACCCCCTTATACCAATAATTATCACAAGTAAAAAAATTGCCGCTAAAAAGCTATCCATGACTTCAAATGTTTCAATTCCCACGATCTAACGATTTCATAAGCAGCTCCTGTATTTTCATATTTTAATAAGAATCATCCTTTGTTTATAAACATTTGACTCGATGTAGCATATTTAAAAAGAGAACTAATTTAACTTCTTCGGAATGCATCCCTTTGCTGAAAGACCGTACAAATGAGCAAGCCTAACCACAAAAGCACATCTCTCTGGGATAATTCAGTCGTAAAAATTGTCCGACAGATATCCTTCATATTTGCCATTGGCTTTACTGTTGCATGGATTTATGCTTTTAATGAGGACTGGCCAGAAACTACAGCCAACATTCCTTGCATAGGTTTACTTCTTAGCTTGATAATTTGTTCCTTTTGGGGATGTTGCGGAGTTTGGGTTGCTGACGATAAACCAATATCTTCGCTTGAAGACAAAAAACAATTTACAGCAATTATATTCTGGTGGATCCTGCACATTTTCTATTGCATTTCTACTGCCACTATGAGCCTGTCATTTAAACGGACAATAGATACATTTAAAGAAAAAAGCCAGTCTTATTATTGCCACACCATACCTCCCTACAGGCTCTTTTGTAACATGAAATGTGATCCAGGAAACTGGCACGCAGGCAAGTCAGATATGATGTTTCTGGCCATAGGAATGTTTGGCATGGTATTAATCGAAGTAATAGTGATTCTTTTATCCGTAAACGATATTTATTATTATCGTCAAATTCCGAAATGGTTTGAAAAGATTTCTATATATCCCATATTAGGAGCATCATTCTTCATATATATCGGCATCATAAATGACTGGGGGGCAAACATTAAGAGTTCTGGCTTGAGTTCCGGACTCATGACTTTTATATCTTTGCTGACCCTCACTTATATTGCAAAAGTTTGGGACGAGTGGTACAGCGAACGAACTCTCAACGACAAAGCATCCACAAAGAGAAAAAATCATACGCCACATCACTCAAAACGTCTCATGACCGAGTCAAACGCAAAGAACACAGAAACCAATAAAAACATTCACTTCTTTCACAGAACCCGAGTGCCAACAGACACTGGCAACACAAGAGGTCCATCCGTGCGTAAGAAATCCCACTAATCTCATAGGTATATATCCGTGAATCAGCCTACCTCTCAAATACGGGAAATCTAAAAGCCGAATGTACAGCTTCCACAGATAGTTAATGTCAAATTCGGATGATCCTGCGACACGCCTAAATCACCGGCAATCTTGCGAACTTGCTTCGCGAAACGATCATGGTAGACCTACCGGATTTAATTTCAACCAAATTCTCGAATATGTAATCGAATCTGATAATTTATATCATCATTTTCCCATAATCCGTAAGTAGCGAATACCATAATCCGAAAGTAGGGAATACCATAACTTACTAGTAGACAGCGCGATGGCGCTTTATCAAGCCATTTCCAGACATAAAAATAGTGGCCACTCAACTCGAAATCTTATTCGAGCAGGGCAGCCACTATTGGCTAGATACTATCGGTTGGCAAACTTTCGAACACCGAACAGATCAGTAGCGCTGCGCGTGCTGGGACGCAGTTGCCTTCGCGCCTTGCGGATGCTCGCTGCGGTAATACTGGATTGCGAGTATGGCAGTGGCAACGATGAATATCAGAGCCACGATGATCCACCAGTTGAACTGCGTCTTGGGCGCGTTCGAGGTCTCGGGCGCGGACTGGTGCACCGAGCAACGCGGCAGACCCATCGACGAAGCAGGCTCAAGCCAACCGCTCAGGGTGACGTAATTGCCCGTATCCGTCTTGCAGACGT
This window encodes:
- a CDS encoding ATP-binding protein, which encodes MTPRLLDPLLKKMATWFPVVSVTGPRQSGKSTLVKSAFSDYEYVNLENPQMRREATNDPVGFIRNRQSRLIIDEAQYVPDLFSMIQVVSDERNEPGQYVISGSQNFLMLKNIKQSLAGRVGITKLLPFSYSEAMKTKISPNVDEFMLRGGFPRPYDNGMPLDVFFSSYIDTYIERDVADYLDVRNVAVFRKFLGLCALNAGSLINYTHFANELDVSVPTVKGWLSILESSYITFPLMPFHYNARKRLTKTPKIYFYDTGLLCYLLKINSVQELLLSPVLGNVFENLIVAETSKRYFNQGKNPELYFYRDDSDIEVDLLDFTDSSQPDLVEIKSGQTYHDRFAKQVRKIAGDLDVSQDHQWVVSRVESSYTSNGVNVCTAKDWLLR